In Saimiri boliviensis isolate mSaiBol1 chromosome 12, mSaiBol1.pri, whole genome shotgun sequence, one genomic interval encodes:
- the TRAF7 gene encoding E3 ubiquitin-protein ligase TRAF7 isoform X1, translating to MSSGKSARYNRFSGGSTNLPTQDITTGTRMETTFGPTFSAVTTITKADGTSTYKQHCRTPSSSSTLAYSPRDEEDSMSPLTGASPSAQPPISTPRRSDSAISVRSLHSESSMSLRSTFSLPEEEEEPEPLVFAEQPSVKLCCQLCCSVFKDPVITTCGHTFCRRCALKSEKCPVDNVKLTVVVNNIAVAEQIGELFIHCRHGCRVAGSGKPPIFEVDPRGCPFTIKLSARKDHEGSCDYRPVRCPNNPSCPPLLKMNLEAHLKECEHIKCPHSKYGCTFIGNQDTYETHLETCRFEGLKEFLQQTDDRFHEMHVALAQKDQEIAFLRSMLGKLSEKIDQLEKSLELKFDVLDENQSKLSEDLMEFRRDASMLNDELSHINARLNMGILGSYDPQQIFKCKGTFVGHQGPVWCLCVYSMGDLLFSGSSDKTIKVWDTCTTYKCQKTLEGHDGIVLALCIQGCKLYSGSADCTIIVWDIQNLQKVNTIRAHDNPVCTLVSSHNMLFSGSLKAIKVWDIVGTELKLKKELTGLNHWVRALVAAQSYLYSGSYQTIKIWDIRTLDCIHVLQTSGGSVYSIAVTNHHIVCGTYENLIHVWDIESKEQVRTLTGHVGTVYALAVISTPDQTKVFSASYDRSLRVWSMDNMICTQTLLRHQGSVTALAVSRGRLFSGAVDSTVKVWTC from the exons ATGAGCTCGGGCAAGAGTGCCCGCTACAACCGCTTCTCTGGGGGGTCCACCAACCTCCCCACCCAAGACATCACCACTGGG ACCAGAATGGAAACGACCTTCGGACCCACCTTTTCGGCCGTCACCACCATCACAAAAG CCGACGGGACCAGCACCTACAAGCAGCACTGCAGGACACCTTCCTCCTCAAGCACACTCGCCTACTCGCCACGGGATGAGGAGGACAGCATG AGCCCCCTGACGGGTGCCTCTCCCTCTGCGCAGCCCCCCATCAGCACCCCCCGCCGCTCCGACTCCGCCATCTCCGTCCGCTCCCTGCACTCGGAGTCCAGCATGTCCCTGCGCTCCACGTTCTCACtgcctgaggaggaggaggagccg GAGCCACTGGTGTTTGCAGAGCAGCCCTCGGTGAAGCTGTGCTGTCAGCTCTGCTGCAGCGTCTTCAAAGACCCCGTGATCACCACGTGTGGG CACACGTTCTGTAGAAGATGTGCCTTGAAGTCAG AGAAGTGTCCCGTGGACAACGTCAAGCTGACCGTGGTGGTGAACAACATCGCGGTGGCCGAGCAGATCGGAGAGCTCTTCATCCACTGCCGGCACGGCTGCCGGGTGGCGGGCAGTGGGAAGCCCCCCATCTTTGAAGTGGACCCCCGAGGGTGCCCCTTCACCATCAAGCTCAGCGCTCGGAA GGACCACGAGggcagctgtgactacaggcccGTGCGGTGCCCCAACAACCCCAGCTGCCCCCCACTGCTcaagatgaacctggaagcccACCTCAAGGAGTGCGAGCACATCAAGTGTCCCCACTCCAAGTATGG GTGCACGTTCATTGGGAACCAGGACACTTACGAGACCCACCTGGAGACTTGCCGCTTCGAGGGCCTGAAGGAGTTTCTGCAGCAGACGGACGACCGCTTCCACGAGATGCACGTGGCGCTGGCTCAGAAGGACCAGGAGATTGCCTTCCTGCGCTCCATGCTGGGCAAGCTCTCAGAGAAGATTGACCAGCTGGAGAAAAGCCTGGAGCTCAAGTTTG ATGTCCTGGACGAAAACCAGAGCAAGCTCAGTGAGGACCTCATGGAGTTCCGGCGGGATGCGTCCATGTTGAAC GATGAGCTGTCCCACATCAACGCGAGGCTGAACATGGGCATCCTAGGCT CCTATGATCCTCAGCAGATCTTCAAGTGCAAAGGGACCTTTGTGGGCCACCAGGGCCCTGTGTGGTGTCTCTGTGTCTATTCCATGGGTGACCTGCTCTTCAGCGGCTCCTCTGACAAGACCATCAAG GTGTGGGACACATGTACCACCTACAAATGCCAGAAGACACTGGAGGGCCATGATGGCATCGTGCTGGCTCTCTGCATCCAAGG GTGCAAACTCTACAGTGGCTCTGCAGACTGCACCATCATT GTGTGGGACATCCAGAACCTACAGAAGGTGAACACCATCCGCGCCCACGACAACCCGGTGTGCACGCTGGTCTCCTCGCACAACATGCTCTTCAGCGGTTCCCTGAAGGCCATAAAG GTCTGGGACATTGTGGGCACTGAGCTGAAGCTGAAGAAGGAGCTCACAGGCCTCAACCACTGGGTGCGGGCCCTGGTGGCTGCCCAGAGCTACCTGTACAGTGGCTCCTACCAGACAATCAAG ATCTGGGACATTCGAACCCTTGACTGCATCCATGTCCTGCAGACGTCTGGCGGCAGCGTCTATTCCATTGCTGTGACAAATCACCACATTGTCTGTGGCACCTACGAGAACCTCATCCAC GTGTGGGACATTGAGTCCAAGGAGCAGGTGCGGACCCTCACGGGCCACGTGGGCACGGTGTATGCCCTGGCGGTCATCTCGACGCCAGACCAGACCAAAGTCTTCAGTGCATCCTACGACCGGTCCCTCAGG GTCTGGAGCATGGACAACATGATCTGCACACAGACCCTGCTGCGTCACCAGGGCAGCGTCACTGCGCTGGCTGTGTCCCGAGGCCGGCTCTTCTCAGGGGCTGTGGATAGCACTGTGAAG GTTTGGACTTGCTAA
- the TRAF7 gene encoding E3 ubiquitin-protein ligase TRAF7 isoform X2: MSSGKSARYNRFSGGSTNLPTQDITTGTRMETTFGPTFSAVTTITKADGTSTYKQHCRTPSSSSTLAYSPRDEEDSMPPISTPRRSDSAISVRSLHSESSMSLRSTFSLPEEEEEPEPLVFAEQPSVKLCCQLCCSVFKDPVITTCGHTFCRRCALKSEKCPVDNVKLTVVVNNIAVAEQIGELFIHCRHGCRVAGSGKPPIFEVDPRGCPFTIKLSARKDHEGSCDYRPVRCPNNPSCPPLLKMNLEAHLKECEHIKCPHSKYGCTFIGNQDTYETHLETCRFEGLKEFLQQTDDRFHEMHVALAQKDQEIAFLRSMLGKLSEKIDQLEKSLELKFDVLDENQSKLSEDLMEFRRDASMLNDELSHINARLNMGILGSYDPQQIFKCKGTFVGHQGPVWCLCVYSMGDLLFSGSSDKTIKVWDTCTTYKCQKTLEGHDGIVLALCIQGCKLYSGSADCTIIVWDIQNLQKVNTIRAHDNPVCTLVSSHNMLFSGSLKAIKVWDIVGTELKLKKELTGLNHWVRALVAAQSYLYSGSYQTIKIWDIRTLDCIHVLQTSGGSVYSIAVTNHHIVCGTYENLIHVWDIESKEQVRTLTGHVGTVYALAVISTPDQTKVFSASYDRSLRVWSMDNMICTQTLLRHQGSVTALAVSRGRLFSGAVDSTVKVWTC; encoded by the exons ATGAGCTCGGGCAAGAGTGCCCGCTACAACCGCTTCTCTGGGGGGTCCACCAACCTCCCCACCCAAGACATCACCACTGGG ACCAGAATGGAAACGACCTTCGGACCCACCTTTTCGGCCGTCACCACCATCACAAAAG CCGACGGGACCAGCACCTACAAGCAGCACTGCAGGACACCTTCCTCCTCAAGCACACTCGCCTACTCGCCACGGGATGAGGAGGACAGCATG CCCCCCATCAGCACCCCCCGCCGCTCCGACTCCGCCATCTCCGTCCGCTCCCTGCACTCGGAGTCCAGCATGTCCCTGCGCTCCACGTTCTCACtgcctgaggaggaggaggagccg GAGCCACTGGTGTTTGCAGAGCAGCCCTCGGTGAAGCTGTGCTGTCAGCTCTGCTGCAGCGTCTTCAAAGACCCCGTGATCACCACGTGTGGG CACACGTTCTGTAGAAGATGTGCCTTGAAGTCAG AGAAGTGTCCCGTGGACAACGTCAAGCTGACCGTGGTGGTGAACAACATCGCGGTGGCCGAGCAGATCGGAGAGCTCTTCATCCACTGCCGGCACGGCTGCCGGGTGGCGGGCAGTGGGAAGCCCCCCATCTTTGAAGTGGACCCCCGAGGGTGCCCCTTCACCATCAAGCTCAGCGCTCGGAA GGACCACGAGggcagctgtgactacaggcccGTGCGGTGCCCCAACAACCCCAGCTGCCCCCCACTGCTcaagatgaacctggaagcccACCTCAAGGAGTGCGAGCACATCAAGTGTCCCCACTCCAAGTATGG GTGCACGTTCATTGGGAACCAGGACACTTACGAGACCCACCTGGAGACTTGCCGCTTCGAGGGCCTGAAGGAGTTTCTGCAGCAGACGGACGACCGCTTCCACGAGATGCACGTGGCGCTGGCTCAGAAGGACCAGGAGATTGCCTTCCTGCGCTCCATGCTGGGCAAGCTCTCAGAGAAGATTGACCAGCTGGAGAAAAGCCTGGAGCTCAAGTTTG ATGTCCTGGACGAAAACCAGAGCAAGCTCAGTGAGGACCTCATGGAGTTCCGGCGGGATGCGTCCATGTTGAAC GATGAGCTGTCCCACATCAACGCGAGGCTGAACATGGGCATCCTAGGCT CCTATGATCCTCAGCAGATCTTCAAGTGCAAAGGGACCTTTGTGGGCCACCAGGGCCCTGTGTGGTGTCTCTGTGTCTATTCCATGGGTGACCTGCTCTTCAGCGGCTCCTCTGACAAGACCATCAAG GTGTGGGACACATGTACCACCTACAAATGCCAGAAGACACTGGAGGGCCATGATGGCATCGTGCTGGCTCTCTGCATCCAAGG GTGCAAACTCTACAGTGGCTCTGCAGACTGCACCATCATT GTGTGGGACATCCAGAACCTACAGAAGGTGAACACCATCCGCGCCCACGACAACCCGGTGTGCACGCTGGTCTCCTCGCACAACATGCTCTTCAGCGGTTCCCTGAAGGCCATAAAG GTCTGGGACATTGTGGGCACTGAGCTGAAGCTGAAGAAGGAGCTCACAGGCCTCAACCACTGGGTGCGGGCCCTGGTGGCTGCCCAGAGCTACCTGTACAGTGGCTCCTACCAGACAATCAAG ATCTGGGACATTCGAACCCTTGACTGCATCCATGTCCTGCAGACGTCTGGCGGCAGCGTCTATTCCATTGCTGTGACAAATCACCACATTGTCTGTGGCACCTACGAGAACCTCATCCAC GTGTGGGACATTGAGTCCAAGGAGCAGGTGCGGACCCTCACGGGCCACGTGGGCACGGTGTATGCCCTGGCGGTCATCTCGACGCCAGACCAGACCAAAGTCTTCAGTGCATCCTACGACCGGTCCCTCAGG GTCTGGAGCATGGACAACATGATCTGCACACAGACCCTGCTGCGTCACCAGGGCAGCGTCACTGCGCTGGCTGTGTCCCGAGGCCGGCTCTTCTCAGGGGCTGTGGATAGCACTGTGAAG GTTTGGACTTGCTAA
- the TRAF7 gene encoding E3 ubiquitin-protein ligase TRAF7 isoform X3, producing the protein METTFGPTFSAVTTITKADGTSTYKQHCRTPSSSSTLAYSPRDEEDSMSPLTGASPSAQPPISTPRRSDSAISVRSLHSESSMSLRSTFSLPEEEEEPEPLVFAEQPSVKLCCQLCCSVFKDPVITTCGHTFCRRCALKSEKCPVDNVKLTVVVNNIAVAEQIGELFIHCRHGCRVAGSGKPPIFEVDPRGCPFTIKLSARKDHEGSCDYRPVRCPNNPSCPPLLKMNLEAHLKECEHIKCPHSKYGCTFIGNQDTYETHLETCRFEGLKEFLQQTDDRFHEMHVALAQKDQEIAFLRSMLGKLSEKIDQLEKSLELKFDVLDENQSKLSEDLMEFRRDASMLNDELSHINARLNMGILGSYDPQQIFKCKGTFVGHQGPVWCLCVYSMGDLLFSGSSDKTIKVWDTCTTYKCQKTLEGHDGIVLALCIQGCKLYSGSADCTIIVWDIQNLQKVNTIRAHDNPVCTLVSSHNMLFSGSLKAIKVWDIVGTELKLKKELTGLNHWVRALVAAQSYLYSGSYQTIKIWDIRTLDCIHVLQTSGGSVYSIAVTNHHIVCGTYENLIHVWDIESKEQVRTLTGHVGTVYALAVISTPDQTKVFSASYDRSLRVWSMDNMICTQTLLRHQGSVTALAVSRGRLFSGAVDSTVKVWTC; encoded by the exons ATGGAAACGACCTTCGGACCCACCTTTTCGGCCGTCACCACCATCACAAAAG CCGACGGGACCAGCACCTACAAGCAGCACTGCAGGACACCTTCCTCCTCAAGCACACTCGCCTACTCGCCACGGGATGAGGAGGACAGCATG AGCCCCCTGACGGGTGCCTCTCCCTCTGCGCAGCCCCCCATCAGCACCCCCCGCCGCTCCGACTCCGCCATCTCCGTCCGCTCCCTGCACTCGGAGTCCAGCATGTCCCTGCGCTCCACGTTCTCACtgcctgaggaggaggaggagccg GAGCCACTGGTGTTTGCAGAGCAGCCCTCGGTGAAGCTGTGCTGTCAGCTCTGCTGCAGCGTCTTCAAAGACCCCGTGATCACCACGTGTGGG CACACGTTCTGTAGAAGATGTGCCTTGAAGTCAG AGAAGTGTCCCGTGGACAACGTCAAGCTGACCGTGGTGGTGAACAACATCGCGGTGGCCGAGCAGATCGGAGAGCTCTTCATCCACTGCCGGCACGGCTGCCGGGTGGCGGGCAGTGGGAAGCCCCCCATCTTTGAAGTGGACCCCCGAGGGTGCCCCTTCACCATCAAGCTCAGCGCTCGGAA GGACCACGAGggcagctgtgactacaggcccGTGCGGTGCCCCAACAACCCCAGCTGCCCCCCACTGCTcaagatgaacctggaagcccACCTCAAGGAGTGCGAGCACATCAAGTGTCCCCACTCCAAGTATGG GTGCACGTTCATTGGGAACCAGGACACTTACGAGACCCACCTGGAGACTTGCCGCTTCGAGGGCCTGAAGGAGTTTCTGCAGCAGACGGACGACCGCTTCCACGAGATGCACGTGGCGCTGGCTCAGAAGGACCAGGAGATTGCCTTCCTGCGCTCCATGCTGGGCAAGCTCTCAGAGAAGATTGACCAGCTGGAGAAAAGCCTGGAGCTCAAGTTTG ATGTCCTGGACGAAAACCAGAGCAAGCTCAGTGAGGACCTCATGGAGTTCCGGCGGGATGCGTCCATGTTGAAC GATGAGCTGTCCCACATCAACGCGAGGCTGAACATGGGCATCCTAGGCT CCTATGATCCTCAGCAGATCTTCAAGTGCAAAGGGACCTTTGTGGGCCACCAGGGCCCTGTGTGGTGTCTCTGTGTCTATTCCATGGGTGACCTGCTCTTCAGCGGCTCCTCTGACAAGACCATCAAG GTGTGGGACACATGTACCACCTACAAATGCCAGAAGACACTGGAGGGCCATGATGGCATCGTGCTGGCTCTCTGCATCCAAGG GTGCAAACTCTACAGTGGCTCTGCAGACTGCACCATCATT GTGTGGGACATCCAGAACCTACAGAAGGTGAACACCATCCGCGCCCACGACAACCCGGTGTGCACGCTGGTCTCCTCGCACAACATGCTCTTCAGCGGTTCCCTGAAGGCCATAAAG GTCTGGGACATTGTGGGCACTGAGCTGAAGCTGAAGAAGGAGCTCACAGGCCTCAACCACTGGGTGCGGGCCCTGGTGGCTGCCCAGAGCTACCTGTACAGTGGCTCCTACCAGACAATCAAG ATCTGGGACATTCGAACCCTTGACTGCATCCATGTCCTGCAGACGTCTGGCGGCAGCGTCTATTCCATTGCTGTGACAAATCACCACATTGTCTGTGGCACCTACGAGAACCTCATCCAC GTGTGGGACATTGAGTCCAAGGAGCAGGTGCGGACCCTCACGGGCCACGTGGGCACGGTGTATGCCCTGGCGGTCATCTCGACGCCAGACCAGACCAAAGTCTTCAGTGCATCCTACGACCGGTCCCTCAGG GTCTGGAGCATGGACAACATGATCTGCACACAGACCCTGCTGCGTCACCAGGGCAGCGTCACTGCGCTGGCTGTGTCCCGAGGCCGGCTCTTCTCAGGGGCTGTGGATAGCACTGTGAAG GTTTGGACTTGCTAA
- the TRAF7 gene encoding E3 ubiquitin-protein ligase TRAF7 isoform X4, translating into MSPLTGASPSAQPPISTPRRSDSAISVRSLHSESSMSLRSTFSLPEEEEEPEPLVFAEQPSVKLCCQLCCSVFKDPVITTCGHTFCRRCALKSEKCPVDNVKLTVVVNNIAVAEQIGELFIHCRHGCRVAGSGKPPIFEVDPRGCPFTIKLSARKDHEGSCDYRPVRCPNNPSCPPLLKMNLEAHLKECEHIKCPHSKYGCTFIGNQDTYETHLETCRFEGLKEFLQQTDDRFHEMHVALAQKDQEIAFLRSMLGKLSEKIDQLEKSLELKFDVLDENQSKLSEDLMEFRRDASMLNDELSHINARLNMGILGSYDPQQIFKCKGTFVGHQGPVWCLCVYSMGDLLFSGSSDKTIKVWDTCTTYKCQKTLEGHDGIVLALCIQGCKLYSGSADCTIIVWDIQNLQKVNTIRAHDNPVCTLVSSHNMLFSGSLKAIKVWDIVGTELKLKKELTGLNHWVRALVAAQSYLYSGSYQTIKIWDIRTLDCIHVLQTSGGSVYSIAVTNHHIVCGTYENLIHVWDIESKEQVRTLTGHVGTVYALAVISTPDQTKVFSASYDRSLRVWSMDNMICTQTLLRHQGSVTALAVSRGRLFSGAVDSTVKVWTC; encoded by the exons ATG AGCCCCCTGACGGGTGCCTCTCCCTCTGCGCAGCCCCCCATCAGCACCCCCCGCCGCTCCGACTCCGCCATCTCCGTCCGCTCCCTGCACTCGGAGTCCAGCATGTCCCTGCGCTCCACGTTCTCACtgcctgaggaggaggaggagccg GAGCCACTGGTGTTTGCAGAGCAGCCCTCGGTGAAGCTGTGCTGTCAGCTCTGCTGCAGCGTCTTCAAAGACCCCGTGATCACCACGTGTGGG CACACGTTCTGTAGAAGATGTGCCTTGAAGTCAG AGAAGTGTCCCGTGGACAACGTCAAGCTGACCGTGGTGGTGAACAACATCGCGGTGGCCGAGCAGATCGGAGAGCTCTTCATCCACTGCCGGCACGGCTGCCGGGTGGCGGGCAGTGGGAAGCCCCCCATCTTTGAAGTGGACCCCCGAGGGTGCCCCTTCACCATCAAGCTCAGCGCTCGGAA GGACCACGAGggcagctgtgactacaggcccGTGCGGTGCCCCAACAACCCCAGCTGCCCCCCACTGCTcaagatgaacctggaagcccACCTCAAGGAGTGCGAGCACATCAAGTGTCCCCACTCCAAGTATGG GTGCACGTTCATTGGGAACCAGGACACTTACGAGACCCACCTGGAGACTTGCCGCTTCGAGGGCCTGAAGGAGTTTCTGCAGCAGACGGACGACCGCTTCCACGAGATGCACGTGGCGCTGGCTCAGAAGGACCAGGAGATTGCCTTCCTGCGCTCCATGCTGGGCAAGCTCTCAGAGAAGATTGACCAGCTGGAGAAAAGCCTGGAGCTCAAGTTTG ATGTCCTGGACGAAAACCAGAGCAAGCTCAGTGAGGACCTCATGGAGTTCCGGCGGGATGCGTCCATGTTGAAC GATGAGCTGTCCCACATCAACGCGAGGCTGAACATGGGCATCCTAGGCT CCTATGATCCTCAGCAGATCTTCAAGTGCAAAGGGACCTTTGTGGGCCACCAGGGCCCTGTGTGGTGTCTCTGTGTCTATTCCATGGGTGACCTGCTCTTCAGCGGCTCCTCTGACAAGACCATCAAG GTGTGGGACACATGTACCACCTACAAATGCCAGAAGACACTGGAGGGCCATGATGGCATCGTGCTGGCTCTCTGCATCCAAGG GTGCAAACTCTACAGTGGCTCTGCAGACTGCACCATCATT GTGTGGGACATCCAGAACCTACAGAAGGTGAACACCATCCGCGCCCACGACAACCCGGTGTGCACGCTGGTCTCCTCGCACAACATGCTCTTCAGCGGTTCCCTGAAGGCCATAAAG GTCTGGGACATTGTGGGCACTGAGCTGAAGCTGAAGAAGGAGCTCACAGGCCTCAACCACTGGGTGCGGGCCCTGGTGGCTGCCCAGAGCTACCTGTACAGTGGCTCCTACCAGACAATCAAG ATCTGGGACATTCGAACCCTTGACTGCATCCATGTCCTGCAGACGTCTGGCGGCAGCGTCTATTCCATTGCTGTGACAAATCACCACATTGTCTGTGGCACCTACGAGAACCTCATCCAC GTGTGGGACATTGAGTCCAAGGAGCAGGTGCGGACCCTCACGGGCCACGTGGGCACGGTGTATGCCCTGGCGGTCATCTCGACGCCAGACCAGACCAAAGTCTTCAGTGCATCCTACGACCGGTCCCTCAGG GTCTGGAGCATGGACAACATGATCTGCACACAGACCCTGCTGCGTCACCAGGGCAGCGTCACTGCGCTGGCTGTGTCCCGAGGCCGGCTCTTCTCAGGGGCTGTGGATAGCACTGTGAAG GTTTGGACTTGCTAA